From Chryseobacterium sp. IHB B 17019, one genomic window encodes:
- a CDS encoding S8 family peptidase has translation MRKSILLVSTLAINLFSAQNNDKLNQAFEKQNKENFAKFDAYIAKKYGYSKTPEVLKEIEEQRANLAGFTPGGKPYFYEANDLDQIKNSNADFLQNGSGQMGPFNGENIKYTIFDGGRAFEGHVLFNNAPNRVSNKEASTMNYSAHATAVTSFIGAKDFPFTFTLQNGTTRAVNFRGIAQNAIFDNYSFATTTLSGNSTTSSVFQKILIAQPKISNHSYGTNPGWNYSTDIDGWLWYGDFTSPNTTFDLQGTYFTNDQNYDNIVYNNPSYVIVKSAGNSYGMGPTGNTIPKYYENSSGNAVQFAATDVVPQNNCAQGYDCIGTGSLAKNIIVVGASDILTTADNRYTSASDVIKSSYSSAGPRDDGGIKPDIITTGTDVAHASTVQNTTGSQGADIGSGTSFSAPIVTGIIGLWMQMYKQLFPTFELNAASAKALMIHSASEAGTVGPDPWNGWGYINAKKGAELLLMKYATSIIFNDETLISGTVNQKTVIGGTEPLKVTISWIDPEFVIPSGTTWNDAYNNRTSRLVNDLDVRIIDTTDNTIYYPWKLNANAPMAPATKGDNTVDNVEQVVIDAPLLGRSYRIEVSNKGTLKNNAGANAPQNYSIIVTGLIQHVLGTNEAVDLSGITIAPTITKDMVKVLKAPKKSSFAVYDLSGKKLQNGIINSDETSLDLSSYVKGIYIIEVRTDKDVITKKVIKE, from the coding sequence ATGAGGAAAAGTATACTCTTGGTAAGTACTTTGGCGATAAATTTATTTAGTGCCCAAAATAATGACAAGTTAAACCAAGCTTTTGAGAAACAAAATAAAGAAAATTTCGCAAAATTTGATGCTTATATTGCCAAAAAATATGGATACTCAAAGACACCCGAAGTTTTAAAAGAAATTGAAGAACAGAGAGCTAATTTGGCTGGCTTTACTCCGGGTGGAAAGCCGTACTTTTATGAAGCCAATGATTTAGATCAAATAAAAAATTCTAATGCTGATTTTTTGCAGAATGGTAGTGGGCAAATGGGCCCTTTTAATGGTGAAAATATTAAGTATACAATTTTTGACGGAGGAAGAGCTTTCGAGGGTCATGTACTTTTCAACAATGCTCCAAACAGAGTGAGTAACAAAGAGGCATCCACGATGAATTACAGTGCACATGCCACTGCTGTAACCAGTTTTATCGGTGCAAAGGATTTTCCTTTCACTTTCACTCTTCAGAACGGAACCACACGTGCAGTAAATTTTAGAGGAATTGCCCAGAATGCTATCTTTGATAATTATAGTTTTGCTACAACAACACTGTCCGGAAACTCGACAACCAGCAGTGTTTTTCAAAAGATTTTAATTGCACAACCTAAAATATCAAACCATTCTTACGGAACCAATCCAGGATGGAACTACAGTACAGATATAGATGGATGGCTCTGGTATGGGGATTTTACAAGTCCAAACACAACCTTTGACTTACAGGGAACATACTTTACAAATGATCAGAATTATGATAATATAGTATACAACAACCCTTCCTACGTAATTGTAAAATCTGCCGGAAATTCCTATGGAATGGGCCCAACAGGAAATACAATTCCAAAATACTATGAGAACAGTAGTGGTAATGCTGTACAATTCGCTGCCACAGATGTAGTACCACAAAATAACTGTGCCCAAGGATATGACTGTATTGGAACAGGATCACTTGCTAAAAACATCATTGTTGTGGGAGCATCAGATATTCTCACTACTGCAGATAATAGATATACATCAGCTTCCGATGTAATAAAATCCAGCTACAGTAGTGCAGGACCAAGAGATGACGGCGGTATTAAACCTGATATCATTACTACAGGAACTGATGTGGCACACGCATCCACAGTACAAAATACCACAGGAAGTCAAGGAGCGGATATAGGCAGTGGAACTTCATTTTCTGCTCCAATAGTTACCGGTATTATAGGGCTTTGGATGCAGATGTACAAACAATTGTTTCCAACTTTTGAACTTAATGCCGCATCTGCAAAAGCATTGATGATACACTCCGCATCCGAAGCAGGAACAGTAGGCCCTGATCCATGGAACGGCTGGGGATATATAAATGCTAAAAAAGGGGCAGAATTATTGCTAATGAAATACGCCACTTCCATTATATTTAATGATGAAACCCTGATTAGCGGCACGGTAAACCAAAAGACTGTTATAGGTGGGACTGAGCCTCTTAAAGTTACCATTTCCTGGATTGATCCGGAGTTTGTTATCCCTTCAGGCACAACATGGAATGATGCCTACAACAATAGAACTTCCAGACTTGTTAATGATTTGGATGTAAGAATTATTGACACTACCGACAATACCATTTATTATCCTTGGAAACTGAATGCCAATGCACCGATGGCACCAGCTACAAAAGGAGACAATACAGTTGATAATGTAGAACAGGTTGTCATTGATGCGCCACTTCTCGGAAGAAGCTACAGAATTGAAGTTTCAAATAAGGGAACTCTTAAAAATAATGCAGGTGCAAATGCTCCTCAAAATTACAGTATTATTGTTACGGGGCTTATTCAGCATGTTTTAGGAACAAATGAAGCAGTAGACCTAAGTGGAATTACGATTGCCCCAACAATTACAAAAGATATGGTAAAAGTATTGAAAGCTCCAAAAAAATCGTCTTTTGCTGTTTATGACCTGTCCGGTAAGAAATTACAGAACGGAATCATTAATTCTGATGAAACTTCATTAGACTTATCATCTTATGTAAAAGGAATTTACATCATTGAGGTAAGAACTGATAAAGATGTTATTACTAAAAAAGTGATCAAAGAATAA
- the dnaE gene encoding DNA polymerase III subunit alpha: protein MYLVFDTETTGLPKNFNAPLSDSDNWPRMVQIAWQLHDDDGTLIENQDYIIKPEGYDIPFNAARIHGITTKIANEEGRDLQEVLEEFATVLEKVRVVSGHNVEFDYNIVGAEFYRKNIKDSLQEKPRADTMILGTNYCQLGGGKNGRYKSPKLEELYEKLYGNKFDEAHNAAADVNATAQVFFEMMRIGVIPSEVLKISEDQLTYFKTLYPDPIKPFNIVIRRQVADFHNKKKQQDFGSIDEIDLGKYFNFDNHSVFSTLSATSSINDLIKKASDDNFPAVGMVDLGNMMGAFKFVSAVEGANGDRAKKHKEYLAKKQEAEEKGEEFNEEEPVSEPLIPVVGCEFYISDRYEQKQFTKDDPDRRTQVVLLAKDFNGYKNLAKLSSIGFLKGFYFGVPRISRDLIAQYKEGVIALTSGINGDIPDAILNTGEQKGEELFRWWKETFQEDFYVQIQNHKLPEEEHLNDVLLHFADKYNVKILAQNETYYTNKEDANIQDIVSCIKDGEKLSTPVGKGFGKRRGLSTGEYYIKNSEEIKEAFLAYPDAFEAYEEFFAKFKPYTLKRDVLLPKFDIPTEFIHAEDEVDGGKRGEMAYLTYLTYEGAKKRYVETGITDEIKERLDFELEVIANTGYPGYFLIVQDFCNEARNMGVWVGPGRGSAAGSAVAYCIGITNVDPIKYDLLFERFLNPERVSMPDIDIDFDDEGRDRVIKWVIDKYGQNQVAQIITYSVLGGKSAIKDAGRVLDLPIPDTNNIAKLIPSTPGMNIAKALTKYDKLRPEEQMLVDEMRFVLDSPGDPRHDVLASARKMEGCIRNTGIHACGVIITPEDVSNLVPVTIAAKDADILVSQFDNSVAESAGLLKMDFLGLRTLTIIKDALKLVKARHDVDINPDEIPLDDNKTYQLFKEGRTVGIFQYESPGMQKYMRELKPTVFADLIAMNALYRPGPIKYIPNFINRKHGIEEIVYDLPETEEYLKETYGITVYQEQVMLLSQKLANFTKGEADTLRKAMGKKQIDVLNKMYPKFIEGGRKNNLNEERLEKIWNDWKAFAEYAFNKSHSTCYALIAYQTAFLKANYPAEYMASVMSNNINNTDSITMFMEDCKSIGVDVLGPDVNESQYKFSVNEKGQIRFGLGAIKGIGEGPSEAITRERANGRFKNIYDFFERIPPSQMNKRVAESLVLAGAFDELDSFHRGQYFDIDMAGRTNLERLIRYGQSFQESKNEMENSLFADFAEEVQIEQPKLAPCPEWPNMHKLNKEKEIIGFYLSAHPLDEFKFQFQFIQGQLSKKAVLEKEEEVKLVVDEAPILEADVIEDVADLVEIISDELLTGEEEIIEEVTKKAEPKGVFQFLNLDEVDAYKEQAFANKQEELFEEKKKDWKTIQKERENGGGGKEYTVAGLITEYRVQDGFRSGEKVAFVTLEDYSGSYSFRLGDRDYMKLKEKLEVQRFVIFKIKFAQVKDGRVFVNVNDVIELQEAFERFAKSISLVMDVMDFRPEDLTFFRNVLEKNQGNQKLKFYIKNIADDSRVEHLEVQSMKHSVNLNGDLIKEIQLLNKYEFYLN, encoded by the coding sequence ATGTATTTAGTTTTTGACACAGAAACCACAGGTTTACCAAAGAATTTCAACGCTCCGCTTTCAGATTCAGACAACTGGCCAAGAATGGTTCAGATTGCATGGCAACTGCATGACGACGACGGAACTTTAATTGAAAATCAGGATTATATTATAAAACCGGAAGGGTACGACATTCCCTTCAATGCCGCGAGAATTCACGGGATCACTACAAAAATCGCTAATGAAGAAGGACGAGATCTGCAGGAAGTTTTAGAAGAATTTGCAACAGTTTTAGAAAAAGTAAGAGTGGTTTCCGGACACAATGTTGAGTTTGATTACAACATTGTCGGAGCCGAGTTTTACCGGAAAAATATCAAAGACAGCCTTCAGGAAAAGCCGAGAGCGGATACCATGATTCTGGGTACAAATTACTGTCAGCTCGGAGGCGGAAAAAACGGAAGATACAAATCTCCGAAACTGGAAGAACTTTACGAAAAATTATACGGAAATAAGTTTGATGAAGCCCACAATGCTGCAGCGGACGTAAATGCAACCGCCCAGGTTTTCTTTGAAATGATGAGAATCGGAGTAATTCCGTCTGAAGTGTTGAAAATTTCAGAAGATCAACTTACTTATTTCAAAACGCTTTATCCGGACCCGATCAAGCCCTTCAATATTGTTATCAGAAGGCAGGTTGCGGATTTTCATAACAAGAAAAAGCAACAGGATTTTGGAAGTATTGACGAGATTGATCTTGGAAAGTATTTCAACTTCGACAATCACAGTGTATTTTCAACTTTATCGGCAACTTCCAGCATTAATGATTTAATTAAAAAAGCTTCGGATGATAATTTCCCAGCCGTCGGAATGGTGGATTTGGGGAATATGATGGGTGCTTTCAAATTCGTTTCTGCAGTGGAAGGAGCGAATGGTGACAGAGCTAAAAAGCATAAAGAATATTTAGCCAAAAAGCAGGAAGCAGAAGAGAAAGGAGAAGAGTTCAATGAAGAAGAACCTGTTTCCGAACCGTTGATTCCCGTTGTAGGATGTGAGTTTTATATTTCAGACCGTTACGAGCAAAAACAGTTTACCAAAGATGATCCGGACAGAAGAACGCAGGTTGTTTTGCTGGCCAAAGATTTTAACGGATATAAAAATTTAGCCAAACTTTCGAGTATTGGATTTTTAAAAGGATTCTATTTCGGAGTTCCGAGGATTAGCCGCGATCTTATTGCTCAATATAAAGAAGGCGTGATTGCTTTAACATCAGGAATTAATGGAGATATTCCCGATGCGATTTTAAATACCGGTGAACAAAAAGGGGAGGAGCTTTTCAGGTGGTGGAAAGAAACTTTTCAGGAGGATTTTTATGTTCAGATTCAAAATCACAAATTACCCGAAGAAGAGCATTTAAATGATGTTTTATTACATTTTGCCGATAAATATAACGTTAAAATTTTAGCTCAGAACGAAACTTATTACACCAATAAAGAAGATGCTAATATTCAGGATATTGTAAGCTGTATTAAAGATGGTGAAAAGCTATCGACTCCGGTTGGGAAAGGTTTTGGAAAGAGAAGAGGTCTTTCAACGGGAGAGTATTATATTAAAAATTCTGAGGAAATAAAAGAGGCTTTTCTAGCTTATCCGGATGCTTTTGAAGCGTACGAAGAGTTTTTTGCTAAATTTAAACCTTACACCTTAAAAAGAGACGTTCTCCTTCCGAAATTCGACATTCCGACGGAATTTATTCACGCTGAAGATGAGGTTGATGGTGGAAAGCGTGGTGAGATGGCGTATTTGACGTATTTAACGTATGAAGGAGCCAAAAAACGCTACGTAGAAACCGGAATTACCGATGAAATAAAGGAACGTCTTGATTTCGAGCTTGAAGTTATTGCCAATACAGGGTATCCCGGTTACTTTTTGATTGTACAGGATTTCTGTAACGAAGCCCGAAACATGGGAGTTTGGGTTGGTCCTGGAAGGGGTTCTGCTGCAGGTTCAGCAGTGGCTTACTGTATCGGAATTACCAATGTAGATCCTATTAAGTACGATCTCCTTTTTGAGAGATTCCTGAATCCGGAAAGGGTTTCCATGCCCGATATTGATATCGATTTTGACGATGAAGGACGGGATAGAGTTATCAAATGGGTTATCGATAAATACGGCCAAAATCAGGTGGCACAGATCATTACTTATTCGGTTCTGGGTGGAAAATCTGCCATTAAAGATGCCGGAAGGGTTCTTGATCTCCCGATTCCCGACACTAATAATATTGCAAAGCTTATTCCTTCCACACCCGGGATGAACATTGCAAAAGCTTTAACAAAATATGATAAATTAAGGCCGGAAGAGCAAATGCTTGTCGATGAGATGAGGTTTGTTCTCGATAGCCCGGGAGATCCGCGTCACGATGTTTTGGCGAGTGCCAGAAAAATGGAAGGTTGTATCAGAAATACAGGAATCCATGCTTGTGGAGTTATTATCACGCCGGAAGATGTGAGTAATCTGGTTCCGGTGACGATTGCCGCGAAAGATGCTGATATTTTGGTGTCTCAGTTTGATAACTCGGTGGCGGAAAGTGCGGGTCTTTTGAAGATGGACTTTCTGGGTCTCAGGACTTTAACGATTATTAAAGATGCTTTAAAATTAGTAAAAGCAAGACATGATGTTGATATCAACCCGGATGAGATTCCGCTTGATGATAACAAGACGTATCAGTTATTTAAAGAAGGAAGAACGGTAGGGATTTTCCAGTATGAAAGTCCCGGGATGCAAAAATACATGAGAGAGCTTAAGCCAACGGTTTTTGCCGATCTTATTGCCATGAATGCCTTGTACCGTCCGGGTCCGATAAAATATATTCCGAATTTTATTAACAGAAAACACGGAATTGAAGAAATTGTTTACGATTTACCGGAAACGGAAGAATATTTAAAGGAAACCTACGGAATTACCGTATACCAGGAGCAGGTAATGCTTTTATCCCAAAAATTGGCCAACTTTACAAAAGGTGAAGCCGATACGCTGAGAAAAGCGATGGGTAAAAAGCAGATCGATGTTCTGAATAAAATGTACCCAAAATTCATTGAAGGCGGAAGAAAAAATAATCTTAATGAAGAAAGATTAGAGAAAATCTGGAACGACTGGAAAGCGTTTGCAGAATATGCTTTCAATAAATCTCACTCAACCTGTTATGCGTTAATTGCCTATCAGACCGCATTTCTGAAGGCGAATTATCCGGCGGAATACATGGCAAGTGTGATGAGTAATAACATCAACAATACGGATTCCATCACCATGTTCATGGAGGATTGTAAGAGTATTGGTGTTGATGTTTTGGGTCCTGATGTGAATGAATCTCAATATAAATTCTCCGTAAACGAAAAAGGCCAGATCCGTTTTGGTTTGGGAGCGATTAAAGGAATCGGGGAAGGGCCGAGTGAAGCGATTACGAGGGAAAGAGCCAATGGCAGATTCAAAAATATTTATGACTTTTTTGAGAGGATTCCACCTTCTCAGATGAATAAAAGAGTAGCGGAAAGTTTAGTGTTGGCGGGGGCTTTTGATGAACTGGACAGTTTCCACAGAGGTCAGTATTTTGATATTGATATGGCGGGAAGAACCAATCTTGAAAGGTTGATCCGATACGGACAAAGCTTCCAGGAAAGCAAAAATGAGATGGAAAACTCCCTTTTTGCAGATTTTGCGGAGGAAGTTCAGATCGAGCAGCCAAAATTAGCACCTTGCCCGGAATGGCCGAACATGCATAAGCTTAATAAAGAGAAGGAAATCATCGGGTTCTATCTTTCTGCGCATCCGTTGGATGAATTTAAATTTCAGTTCCAGTTTATACAGGGTCAGCTTTCTAAAAAAGCAGTTTTGGAGAAGGAAGAAGAGGTGAAACTGGTGGTAGATGAAGCTCCGATTTTGGAGGCTGATGTTATTGAAGATGTTGCAGATCTTGTAGAAATAATTTCCGATGAATTGCTGACCGGCGAAGAAGAGATTATAGAAGAAGTCACGAAAAAAGCAGAGCCGAAAGGAGTTTTTCAGTTTTTAAATTTAGATGAAGTGGATGCTTATAAAGAGCAGGCTTTTGCCAATAAGCAGGAAGAATTATTTGAAGAAAAGAAAAAAGACTGGAAAACCATACAGAAAGAAAGAGAAAACGGCGGTGGCGGAAAAGAATATACCGTTGCAGGTTTGATCACTGAATATCGTGTTCAGGATGGCTTCAGAAGCGGAGAAAAGGTGGCTTTTGTGACGCTTGAAGACTATTCGGGATCATATTCTTTCAGGTTGGGTGACAGAGATTATATGAAATTGAAGGAGAAGCTTGAGGTTCAAAGATTTGTTATTTTTAAAATCAAATTTGCTCAGGTAAAGGATGGCCGGGTTTTCGTAAACGTAAATGACGTTATTGAGCTTCAGGAAGCATTTGAAAGGTTTGCGAAAAGTATTTCCTTAGTAATGGATGTGATGGATTTCAGGCCTGAGGACCTTACTTTTTTCAGGAATGTTCTGGAGAAAAACCAGGGAAATCAGAAGTTGAAGTTTTATATAAAAAATATTGCTGATGATTCCAGGGTTGAACATCTGGAGGTACAGTCGATGAAGCATTCTGTGAATCTGAATGGAGATCTGATTAAAGAAATTCAGTTGCTTAACAAATATGAGTTTTATTTGAATTAA
- a CDS encoding T9SS type A sorting domain-containing protein, whose amino-acid sequence MKKLNLLFLFLTCMLACQLYQGQAYPVATCSSNVDNMTYSVMRSNTIANEKQRMAFIIPASQLSDIANGTITSTYFKRATASGSLNADTTFKIYLKNTSATDFGSTAPDWATEIGSATLVYDSNPQTAVGSTSGFKQFQHATNFVYTAGSNLAVYTEYVQTTAQASSIFWQYEYSGPCINSSNSNTTKYLGTTGTFGATLTSSNYRRPVIGFDATVPPPTTPPSCTTISAPANAATGVSLTPTITWAATPITSSYVINMGTTPGGTNILNGVDVGNVTSYAIPAATPLTYSTQYYVTVTPKNVVGMATGCTENTFTTLSMPCPSVSSPSASATGVSTIPTIVWGAVTGATGYKLTVGTTSGGTDLLNNVDLGNVTSYAFSAPLNISTTYYYKVTAYNASTNSTGCTVRSFTTTSVPPPANDNCAGAVTLTVNPDLACGVTTSANTLGASLSMAATPCNGNPDDDVWFKFVATNTAHTVTLSNIVSTGSTTASDMYFQVLSGACGSQTSLLCSDPNTNIVGGLTPGETYYVRVYTYSGAGYNTSFNICIGTPPPPPVNDSCSGAIPLTVGGAFATNAITTTNVGAVTDGTTSCQTNRGDNVWYSVVVPASGSITIETQGVTGSGLLDTILSVHSGTCGSLTSIACDDDNGVGNYSLVTLTGQTPGTTLYVSVWRYTGSAGGTSTTGQFMVSAYDASLLATNEVNNSKNAIKAYPNPFSDVLNISDVADVKNILVTDISGRLVKTISNPASALHLGDLKQGMYLVTLEMKDGSKQTIKTIKK is encoded by the coding sequence ATGAAAAAACTAAATTTACTCTTTTTATTTTTGACATGTATGTTGGCTTGTCAATTGTATCAGGGACAGGCTTATCCGGTGGCAACGTGCTCATCGAATGTAGACAACATGACCTACTCAGTGATGAGAAGCAATACAATAGCAAATGAAAAACAAAGAATGGCTTTCATTATTCCTGCTTCTCAATTAAGTGATATCGCAAATGGCACGATCACTTCAACCTATTTTAAAAGAGCAACAGCTTCAGGTAGTTTAAATGCAGATACTACTTTTAAAATTTATTTAAAAAATACTTCTGCTACGGATTTTGGTTCTACCGCACCGGACTGGGCTACGGAAATAGGATCTGCAACTTTGGTGTATGACTCCAATCCTCAGACTGCGGTAGGAAGTACCTCTGGCTTTAAGCAGTTCCAGCATGCTACGAATTTTGTGTATACGGCAGGAAGCAATCTGGCTGTTTATACAGAGTATGTTCAGACTACGGCTCAGGCATCTTCCATTTTCTGGCAGTATGAATATAGCGGCCCTTGTATAAATTCTTCTAATAGCAATACGACAAAATATTTAGGTACAACAGGTACTTTCGGGGCTACGCTTACTTCTTCAAATTACAGAAGACCGGTGATTGGATTTGATGCAACTGTACCACCGCCAACAACGCCGCCTTCGTGTACAACGATTTCAGCGCCGGCGAATGCTGCGACAGGAGTTTCTTTGACACCAACAATTACTTGGGCTGCAACACCTATTACCTCAAGCTATGTCATCAATATGGGGACAACACCAGGTGGAACTAATATCCTGAACGGTGTGGATGTGGGAAATGTAACTTCTTATGCAATTCCTGCCGCGACACCTCTTACTTATTCCACGCAATATTATGTAACGGTAACTCCTAAAAATGTTGTCGGAATGGCAACAGGCTGTACGGAAAATACATTTACGACATTATCAATGCCTTGTCCTAGTGTAAGTTCACCAAGTGCATCGGCTACAGGAGTTTCTACAATTCCTACAATTGTCTGGGGTGCTGTTACGGGAGCTACGGGATACAAATTGACGGTAGGTACTACTTCGGGAGGTACAGATTTGCTAAATAATGTTGATTTGGGTAATGTTACTTCTTACGCATTCTCTGCACCTTTAAATATTTCTACAACTTATTATTATAAAGTTACAGCTTATAACGCTTCTACAAACTCAACAGGATGTACGGTAAGATCATTTACGACGACTTCTGTGCCTCCTCCTGCGAATGACAACTGTGCGGGAGCTGTGACACTGACAGTTAATCCTGATTTAGCGTGCGGAGTTACAACTTCTGCTAATACTTTAGGAGCTTCTTTATCAATGGCTGCGACACCTTGTAACGGAAACCCTGATGATGATGTTTGGTTCAAATTTGTGGCGACAAACACTGCACATACAGTGACATTATCAAATATTGTTTCTACGGGATCAACTACTGCTTCAGATATGTATTTTCAGGTATTGAGCGGAGCATGTGGTTCTCAGACGAGCTTATTGTGTTCAGATCCAAACACAAATATTGTAGGAGGACTGACACCTGGAGAAACTTATTATGTAAGAGTTTACACATATTCCGGTGCGGGATATAATACAAGCTTTAATATCTGTATCGGAACTCCACCACCGCCACCTGTAAATGACTCTTGTTCAGGAGCTATACCTTTGACGGTTGGAGGAGCATTTGCTACCAATGCAATTACTACAACTAACGTAGGAGCTGTAACGGATGGAACAACTTCTTGTCAGACAAACAGAGGAGACAACGTTTGGTATTCTGTAGTGGTGCCGGCAAGTGGAAGTATTACTATTGAAACACAGGGGGTTACGGGTTCTGGATTACTGGATACAATACTTTCCGTTCACTCAGGAACTTGTGGTTCGCTTACAAGTATTGCTTGTGATGATGACAATGGAGTAGGTAATTACTCTTTGGTTACCCTTACGGGTCAGACTCCGGGTACTACCTTATATGTAAGTGTATGGAGATATACGGGAAGTGCAGGAGGAACCAGCACAACAGGACAGTTTATGGTATCTGCTTATGATGCTTCTCTTTTAGCGACAAACGAAGTGAATAACTCTAAAAATGCTATCAAGGCATATCCAAATCCATTCTCAGATGTATTGAACATTTCAGATGTGGCTGATGTGAAAAATATTTTGGTAACTGATATTTCAGGAAGATTGGTGAAAACTATTTCAAATCCTGCTTCGGCTCTTCATTTGGGAGATTTAAAACAAGGAATGTATCTTGTGACTTTAGAAATGAAAGATGGTTCTAAACAAACGATAAAAACAATTAAAAAGTAA